Proteins co-encoded in one Kribbella qitaiheensis genomic window:
- a CDS encoding helix-turn-helix domain-containing protein produces MSEAIDRTLNAVGPRLKQLRLRRDITLADLAEVTGISVSTLSRLEAGLRRPTLEQLLPLASAYGATLDELVDAPPTGDPRINLRPIACGDGATVIQLTRRAGGIQAYKFILPAGDDSQEPELRTHEGFDWAYVLNGTLRVVLGEHDMMLKPGEAVEFDTRTPHWFGATGAGPVEYLSLVGKQGERAHIRATSKAD; encoded by the coding sequence ATGAGCGAAGCAATCGACCGGACCCTGAACGCGGTAGGACCGAGGTTGAAGCAGCTCCGGCTGCGGCGTGACATCACGCTCGCGGACCTTGCGGAGGTGACCGGTATCTCGGTCAGCACCCTGTCCAGGCTCGAAGCCGGCCTGCGCCGTCCCACGCTCGAACAGCTGCTACCGCTCGCGAGCGCGTACGGAGCGACCCTGGATGAACTCGTCGATGCGCCACCGACCGGTGACCCGCGCATCAACCTTCGCCCGATCGCCTGCGGTGACGGGGCGACCGTCATCCAGCTGACTCGTCGGGCCGGCGGCATCCAGGCCTACAAGTTCATCCTTCCGGCCGGGGACGACAGCCAGGAACCCGAGCTACGCACACACGAGGGCTTCGACTGGGCCTACGTCCTCAACGGCACACTGCGCGTCGTACTGGGCGAACACGACATGATGCTCAAGCCCGGTGAAGCCGTGGAATTCGATACCCGCACACCACACTGGTTCGGCGCCACCGGCGCTGGTCCGGTCGAGTACCTCAGCCTGGTCGGCAAACAGGGCGAACGCGCCCACATCCGAGCCACCTCGAAGGCGGACTGA
- a CDS encoding SDR family NAD(P)-dependent oxidoreductase, giving the protein MTSSARPVAVVTGASSGIGAASARRLAREGFEVVCAARRLDRIEALAKEINGRAVQCDVTSAEDVAALAAAVGDRVDLLLNNAGGAFGFEPVSEADLDAWRRMFEVNVIGVAAVTKSLLPALIAAEGQIMVMGSTAGQVAYEGGGGYAAAKHAAKAVVDTLRLELYDQPVRVCEIAPGMVKSEGFALTRFEGDQTKADAVYAGVAEPLTADDIADIVAWVATRPAHVNIDRLTVRPRAQAAQHKVHRVQ; this is encoded by the coding sequence ATGACCTCCTCTGCACGTCCAGTCGCCGTTGTCACCGGAGCCAGTAGCGGGATCGGCGCCGCTTCGGCCCGCCGGCTCGCCCGGGAAGGGTTCGAGGTGGTGTGCGCGGCCCGCCGGCTGGACCGGATCGAGGCACTGGCCAAGGAGATCAACGGTCGCGCGGTCCAGTGCGACGTCACCTCCGCCGAGGACGTCGCCGCCCTGGCCGCAGCCGTCGGCGACCGGGTCGACCTGCTGCTGAACAACGCGGGCGGCGCCTTCGGCTTCGAGCCGGTCTCCGAGGCCGACCTGGACGCTTGGCGCCGGATGTTCGAGGTGAACGTGATCGGCGTCGCCGCCGTCACCAAGTCGTTGCTCCCGGCCCTGATCGCGGCCGAGGGCCAGATCATGGTGATGGGATCGACGGCCGGCCAGGTCGCCTACGAAGGCGGCGGTGGGTACGCCGCGGCCAAGCACGCCGCCAAGGCCGTCGTCGACACCCTCCGGCTGGAGCTGTACGACCAGCCGGTCCGCGTCTGCGAGATCGCCCCCGGGATGGTGAAGAGCGAAGGCTTCGCCCTGACCCGCTTCGAAGGCGACCAGACCAAGGCCGACGCCGTGTACGCCGGGGTCGCCGAACCCCTCACCGCTGACGACATCGCCGACATCGTCGCCTGGGTCGCCACTCGCCCCGCCCACGTCAACATCGACCGGCTGACGGTCCGCCCCCGGGCACAGGCCGCCCAGCACAAGGTCCACCGCGTCCAGTAG
- a CDS encoding TetR/AcrR family transcriptional regulator yields the protein MEGTIALPRSANTNLELREKSRERILAAALEVFATKGYEAASISDVTERAGVSRGLVTYYFPGKTKLAAELLDRWLDGIAGLLELTGTADERLAGIIDGSLLAAASTLPIQRLAISLMMQPGTHPVFAEVEAAKSARLSQVEDVIRAIFTARGAPDPAVEEMLLRATLEGVTVKMAIYPETFPVESVRRRLYAGYDLPEPLASLPITSPPVTRLRAK from the coding sequence ATGGAAGGCACGATCGCTTTGCCGCGCTCGGCGAACACCAATCTGGAGTTGCGGGAGAAGTCCCGCGAACGCATCCTCGCGGCCGCGCTGGAGGTCTTCGCTACGAAGGGTTACGAGGCCGCTTCCATCTCCGATGTCACGGAGCGAGCAGGCGTGTCTCGCGGGCTGGTCACCTATTACTTCCCCGGCAAGACCAAGCTCGCGGCGGAACTGCTCGACCGCTGGCTGGACGGGATCGCGGGCCTGCTCGAACTCACCGGTACGGCGGACGAACGGCTCGCCGGCATCATCGACGGAAGCCTGCTGGCGGCCGCGTCCACGCTGCCGATCCAGCGGCTGGCGATCTCACTGATGATGCAGCCCGGCACCCACCCGGTCTTCGCCGAGGTCGAGGCTGCGAAGTCCGCCCGTTTGTCCCAGGTCGAAGACGTCATCCGCGCCATCTTCACGGCCCGCGGCGCCCCCGACCCGGCCGTCGAGGAAATGTTGCTCAGAGCAACATTGGAGGGCGTGACGGTGAAGATGGCGATCTACCCGGAGACCTTCCCGGTGGAGTCCGTACGCCGGCGGTTGTACGCGGGCTACGACCTTCCAGAACCCCTCGCATCACTGCCGATCACCTCACCACCGGTAACCCGGCTGCGAGCCAAGTAA
- a CDS encoding methyltransferase domain-containing protein, with translation MTHDFTKNYWEEHWRHGEPVAMEGIPPNPYLVNGTSSLTPGTALDAGCGAGAEAIWLATQGWQVTAADISSDALARASRRAIAGGLSQQVEWVEADLTVWSPAAKFDLVTTHYAHPSIPQLDFYKRISNWVAPGGTLLTVGHLHPDGSTHTHESVHTHESIHTHESIHTHESPHTHKSQHTHRSPNAQDSTLAQGSAHGHEPSAEHSRHEHQPPAEASATVAGISAVLDETRWDIVTTDELLRTLTGPGGKALELRDVVVQATRRP, from the coding sequence ATGACGCACGATTTCACCAAGAACTACTGGGAAGAGCACTGGCGGCATGGCGAGCCGGTAGCCATGGAGGGTATCCCGCCCAATCCGTATCTGGTCAACGGGACCAGCAGCCTGACGCCGGGAACGGCGCTTGATGCGGGGTGCGGAGCCGGAGCGGAAGCAATCTGGCTCGCAACGCAGGGATGGCAGGTGACCGCAGCCGACATCTCGTCCGACGCGCTTGCTCGTGCAAGCAGGCGCGCGATCGCCGGCGGCCTGTCGCAGCAGGTGGAGTGGGTCGAGGCTGACCTGACAGTTTGGAGCCCAGCCGCGAAGTTCGACCTGGTGACAACGCACTACGCGCACCCTTCGATCCCACAACTGGACTTCTACAAACGCATCTCCAACTGGGTAGCCCCCGGCGGCACGCTCCTGACCGTCGGCCACCTACACCCCGACGGCTCCACACACACCCACGAGTCCGTACACACCCACGAGTCCATACACACCCACGAGTCCATACACACCCACGAGTCCCCACACACCCATAAATCCCAGCACACTCACCGCTCCCCGAACGCCCAAGACTCCACGCTAGCCCAGGGCTCGGCGCATGGTCACGAGCCCTCCGCGGAGCATTCGCGACACGAGCACCAGCCGCCTGCCGAGGCGTCGGCGACAGTAGCGGGCATCTCCGCCGTACTGGACGAAACCCGGTGGGACATCGTCACCACCGACGAACTGCTCCGTACTCTCACCGGCCCAGGAGGCAAAGCCCTCGAGCTGCGCGACGTCGTAGTACAGGCCACCCGGCGCCCGTAG
- the typA gene encoding translational GTPase TypA, with product MPLRNDLRNVAIVAHVDHGKTTLVDAMLWQSGAFGAHQHVDERAMDSGDLEREKGITILAKNTAVRHKMANGEQMTLNIIDTPGHADFGGEVERGLSMVDAIVLLVDASEGPLPQTRFVLRKALARNMPVILVVNKVDRPDARIAEVVDETYELFLDLLDHDADQSALDFPVVYASARAGRASLNQPADGGMPDSDDLEPLFETILANVPAPSYTEGAPLQAHVTNLDASPFLGRLALVRVHEGTLKKGSQVAWCKHDGSIQKVKITELLVTEALERVSGESAGPGDIVAIAGIPEIMIGDTLADPDNPKALPFITVDEPAISMTIGTNSSPLAGRVKGTKVTARLVKDRLDRELVGNVSLKVLPTERPDTWEVQGRGELALAILVEQMRREGYELTVGKPQVVAREINGKRHEPVERLTIDCPEEYLGTVTQLLAVRKGRMEQMTNHGTGWVRMEFLVPARGLIGFRTEFLTDTRGTGIAHHVFEGYEPWFGELRTRPSGSLVSDRTGVTTTYAMVNLQERGTMFCEPGTDVYEGMVIGENSRADDMDVNITREKKMTNVRSNADEFEKLVPARKLSLEQSLEFCREDECVEVTPDAVRIRKLALTQVERAKLGRKSKI from the coding sequence ATGCCCCTCCGTAATGATCTGCGCAACGTGGCCATCGTGGCCCACGTCGACCACGGGAAGACCACCCTCGTCGACGCGATGCTGTGGCAGTCCGGCGCGTTCGGAGCCCACCAGCACGTCGACGAGCGAGCGATGGACTCCGGCGACCTGGAACGTGAGAAGGGCATCACGATCCTCGCCAAGAACACCGCCGTCCGGCACAAGATGGCCAACGGCGAGCAGATGACGCTGAACATCATCGACACCCCCGGCCACGCCGACTTCGGTGGTGAGGTCGAGCGCGGCCTGTCGATGGTCGACGCGATCGTGCTGCTGGTGGACGCTTCCGAGGGCCCGCTGCCGCAGACGCGCTTCGTACTGCGCAAGGCGCTCGCGCGCAACATGCCCGTCATCCTGGTCGTGAACAAGGTGGACCGTCCGGACGCCCGGATCGCCGAGGTCGTGGACGAGACCTACGAGCTGTTCCTTGACCTGCTGGACCACGACGCCGACCAGAGCGCCCTCGACTTCCCGGTCGTCTACGCCTCGGCCCGGGCCGGTCGCGCCTCGCTGAACCAGCCGGCCGACGGCGGGATGCCGGATTCCGACGACCTCGAGCCGCTGTTCGAGACCATCCTCGCGAACGTGCCGGCCCCGTCGTACACGGAAGGCGCGCCGCTGCAGGCGCACGTCACCAACCTGGACGCCTCGCCGTTCCTCGGCCGGCTCGCGCTGGTCCGGGTACACGAAGGCACCCTGAAGAAGGGCTCCCAGGTCGCGTGGTGCAAGCACGACGGCTCGATCCAGAAGGTCAAGATCACCGAACTGCTGGTCACCGAGGCGCTTGAGCGAGTGTCCGGCGAATCGGCCGGACCGGGTGACATCGTCGCGATCGCCGGTATCCCGGAGATCATGATCGGCGACACCCTGGCCGACCCGGACAACCCGAAGGCGCTGCCGTTCATCACCGTGGACGAGCCGGCCATCTCGATGACGATCGGTACGAACAGCTCGCCGCTGGCCGGCCGGGTCAAGGGCACCAAGGTCACCGCGCGTCTGGTGAAGGACCGGCTCGACCGCGAGCTCGTCGGCAACGTGTCGCTGAAGGTGCTGCCGACCGAGCGTCCGGACACCTGGGAGGTGCAGGGCCGTGGTGAGCTGGCGCTGGCCATCCTGGTCGAGCAGATGCGCCGCGAGGGCTACGAGCTGACCGTCGGCAAGCCGCAGGTGGTCGCCCGGGAGATCAACGGCAAGCGGCACGAGCCGGTCGAGCGGCTGACGATCGACTGCCCGGAGGAGTACCTCGGGACCGTCACCCAGCTGCTCGCGGTCCGCAAGGGCCGGATGGAGCAGATGACCAACCACGGCACCGGCTGGGTCCGGATGGAGTTCCTGGTGCCGGCGCGTGGCCTGATCGGCTTCCGCACCGAGTTCCTCACCGACACCCGCGGTACGGGTATCGCCCACCACGTGTTCGAGGGTTACGAGCCCTGGTTCGGCGAGCTACGCACCCGCCCGTCGGGTTCGCTGGTCTCGGACCGGACCGGTGTCACCACGACGTACGCGATGGTGAACCTGCAGGAGCGCGGCACGATGTTCTGCGAGCCGGGCACCGATGTCTACGAGGGCATGGTCATCGGCGAGAACTCGCGCGCCGACGACATGGACGTGAACATCACCCGTGAGAAGAAGATGACCAACGTCCGGTCGAACGCGGACGAGTTCGAGAAGCTGGTGCCGGCCCGCAAGCTGTCGCTCGAGCAGTCGCTGGAATTCTGCCGCGAGGACGAGTGTGTCGAGGTCACCCCGGACGCCGTCCGGATCCGTAAGCTCGCGCTGACTCAGGTCGAGCGCGCGAAGCTGGGCCGCAAGAGCAAGATCTGA
- a CDS encoding helix-turn-helix domain-containing protein produces MVGLGDRVADGMGSVGEYLAEQRRHAQLSLRQLSDLAGVSNPYLSQIERGLRKPSADVLQQLAKALRISAETLYVRAGILDPNDSSDGARRASGVVDAVLLDPALNERQKRVLLDVYGSFVRENTPDTAVATPAQAAATDAAAEQVAAPKKATPAKKPAAQKTPARKRTTN; encoded by the coding sequence ATGGTCGGATTGGGTGATCGTGTTGCCGACGGGATGGGTTCGGTGGGGGAGTACCTCGCCGAGCAGCGCCGGCACGCGCAGCTTTCGCTGCGGCAGCTCTCCGATCTGGCCGGTGTGTCGAACCCGTATCTCAGCCAGATCGAGCGTGGCCTGCGGAAACCGTCGGCCGATGTGCTGCAGCAACTCGCGAAGGCGTTGCGGATCTCCGCGGAGACCCTCTACGTACGGGCCGGCATCCTCGATCCAAACGACAGCTCCGACGGCGCCCGCCGGGCATCCGGGGTGGTCGACGCGGTACTGCTCGACCCCGCGCTGAACGAGCGGCAGAAACGCGTCCTGCTGGACGTGTACGGCTCCTTCGTCCGTGAGAACACGCCCGATACCGCGGTCGCGACCCCGGCCCAGGCAGCGGCGACCGATGCCGCCGCCGAGCAGGTCGCCGCGCCCAAGAAGGCGACGCCGGCAAAGAAGCCGGCCGCCCAAAAGACCCCTGCAAGAAAACGCACCACCAACTAG
- a CDS encoding DUF2516 family protein yields MLALATFPTLFPGFANPIDVIWWVLLGLKLVALLDAAFRPRAVFVAADKLTKPGWVLILVTFTLSQLFQSWLSFFGLIGIVAAGVYLVDARPALRAASGRGRGGWGIRRRRGPRPL; encoded by the coding sequence ATGCTCGCACTCGCCACGTTCCCTACCCTGTTTCCGGGGTTCGCGAATCCGATCGACGTCATCTGGTGGGTGCTGCTCGGCCTCAAGCTGGTCGCGTTGCTCGATGCCGCCTTCCGGCCGCGCGCGGTGTTCGTCGCGGCGGACAAGCTGACCAAGCCCGGCTGGGTGCTGATCCTGGTGACGTTCACGCTGAGCCAGCTGTTCCAGAGCTGGCTGAGCTTCTTCGGCCTGATCGGGATCGTCGCGGCCGGGGTCTACCTGGTCGACGCCCGCCCCGCCCTCCGGGCCGCTTCCGGCCGAGGCCGAGGCGGCTGGGGCATCCGCCGCCGCCGCGGCCCCCGCCCCCTGTAG
- a CDS encoding L,D-transpeptidase: MSILRKLGATTTAVAMLGVGVFTATSADAAAPAARTASVQAVAPKIAPKAVVATTATKSAATNVLVPGKLRLDKRCMTGRIICVNKKTRKVVFMLNGKLQASGDARFGAARTPTRNGMFKINRKSKNHVSSLYKSPMPDAMFFSGGQAIHYSSDFKARGYNGASHGCVNMRNRTVIDYIFNHVKVGDKVLVYSA, from the coding sequence ATGAGTATTCTGCGTAAGCTCGGCGCCACCACGACGGCAGTCGCGATGTTGGGTGTGGGGGTCTTCACGGCCACCTCGGCGGACGCCGCCGCACCCGCCGCTCGGACCGCATCGGTTCAGGCGGTAGCGCCGAAGATTGCGCCCAAGGCTGTCGTCGCCACCACCGCGACGAAGTCTGCGGCAACGAACGTGCTCGTACCGGGCAAGCTGCGGCTGGACAAGCGCTGCATGACCGGCCGCATCATCTGCGTCAACAAGAAGACCCGCAAGGTCGTGTTCATGCTGAACGGCAAGCTGCAGGCCAGCGGCGACGCCCGCTTCGGCGCAGCGCGGACGCCGACCCGTAACGGCATGTTCAAGATCAACCGCAAGTCGAAGAACCACGTCTCCTCGCTGTACAAGTCGCCCATGCCCGACGCGATGTTCTTCAGCGGCGGCCAGGCGATCCACTACTCGAGCGACTTCAAGGCCCGCGGTTACAACGGCGCCTCGCACGGTTGCGTGAACATGCGCAACAGGACGGTCATCGACTACATCTTCAACCACGTGAAGGTCGGCGACAAGGTTCTGGTCTACAGCGCCTGA
- a CDS encoding O-acetyl-ADP-ribose deacetylase, with amino-acid sequence MDIVLSTADITTVATDAIVNAAHHALRGGGGVDGAIHRAGGPAILAECIERYPHGVRTGEAGWTTAGNLPAQYVIHVVGPNYTAGQQDPALLESGYRNALRIADELGVRRITLPAVSAGIYGWPKQSAADIAVRTLLGTATGVAEATFCLVEPRLYKAFTEALDNEKRDDR; translated from the coding sequence ATGGATATCGTGCTCAGCACCGCGGACATCACCACCGTCGCGACGGACGCGATCGTGAACGCGGCTCACCACGCCCTGCGCGGCGGAGGTGGAGTGGACGGCGCGATCCATCGTGCGGGCGGACCGGCGATCCTGGCCGAGTGCATCGAGCGGTATCCGCACGGGGTCCGTACCGGCGAGGCCGGCTGGACGACGGCGGGCAACCTCCCCGCGCAGTACGTGATTCATGTGGTCGGGCCGAACTACACCGCGGGCCAGCAGGATCCGGCCCTGCTGGAGTCGGGCTACCGCAACGCGCTGCGGATCGCGGACGAGCTCGGCGTACGGCGCATCACGCTGCCGGCGGTATCGGCTGGGATCTACGGCTGGCCGAAGCAGTCGGCGGCCGACATCGCGGTACGGACCTTGCTCGGTACTGCGACAGGCGTAGCGGAGGCGACCTTCTGCCTGGTGGAACCCAGGCTGTACAAGGCGTTCACCGAGGCGCTGGACAACGAAAAACGCGACGACCGGTAG
- a CDS encoding L,D-transpeptidase family protein, whose protein sequence is MRLFRKALAVRHVLAAAVVTAAIAGLAGSGTIASAAPTSTTELKTVPFEVSGELPIYPKALWRNGSSGADVRKVEARLVQLKLLGKQYQDDSFGTMTRSAVKKFQTANGIPPIGYVDQNTWTKLTAATHEPTQKELFPPAPVVDGKKLDQRCATGVALCIDKSSRKLRYVVDGVVKMTMDVRFGAKATATREGAFSVGWKSIDHVSKLYDSKMPYAMFFSGGQAVHYSSDFAARGYAGASHGCVNVRDLAKIKSLFAQVHVGDKVIVYRS, encoded by the coding sequence ATGCGCTTGTTCCGTAAGGCCTTGGCCGTCCGCCACGTACTCGCCGCAGCCGTCGTCACGGCCGCGATTGCGGGCCTGGCCGGTTCCGGAACGATCGCGTCCGCGGCCCCCACCTCGACGACAGAACTCAAGACGGTGCCGTTCGAGGTGTCCGGCGAGCTGCCGATCTACCCGAAAGCCCTGTGGCGCAACGGTTCCAGCGGAGCCGACGTACGCAAGGTGGAAGCGCGCCTGGTCCAGCTGAAGCTGCTGGGCAAGCAGTACCAGGATGACTCGTTCGGGACGATGACCCGCTCCGCGGTGAAGAAGTTCCAGACCGCGAACGGAATACCGCCGATCGGCTACGTCGACCAGAACACCTGGACCAAGCTGACCGCGGCGACCCACGAGCCCACCCAGAAGGAACTCTTCCCGCCGGCTCCCGTGGTCGACGGCAAGAAGCTCGACCAGCGTTGCGCGACCGGCGTCGCCCTCTGCATCGACAAGTCCAGCCGCAAACTGCGCTACGTCGTCGACGGCGTCGTCAAGATGACGATGGACGTCCGCTTCGGCGCCAAGGCCACGGCGACCCGCGAAGGCGCCTTCTCGGTCGGCTGGAAGAGCATCGACCACGTCTCCAAGCTGTACGACTCGAAGATGCCGTACGCGATGTTCTTCAGCGGCGGCCAGGCCGTCCACTACTCCAGCGACTTCGCCGCCCGAGGCTACGCGGGCGCCTCCCACGGCTGCGTCAACGTCCGAGACCTGGCCAAGATCAAGTCCCTCTTCGCCCAGGTCCACGTAGGCGACAAGGTCATCGTCTACCGCTCGTAG
- a CDS encoding SDR family oxidoreductase, whose translation MTSTMLQQQNRTLPLTGRNAVVTGAASGIGEAIAERLAADGASVALLSRRTDRLDDLATRITAAGGTAFGVGVDVTSQDSVDRGVEMIAERLGRVDLVVNAAGVMLAAPIQEIRANDWSRMIDTNLTGALRLIGAFTPDLIAAAAEGRTADLVNISSIGSHLVFPGYAVYGATKAALTQLSNALRADLSPLDVRVTNIEPGLTESELGSHLLPEQQELLAGMFETISPLTSADIADVLAFAVSRRRELNLRNIITLPTRQA comes from the coding sequence AACGCGGTCGTCACCGGCGCCGCCAGCGGCATCGGCGAGGCCATCGCCGAGCGCCTCGCGGCCGATGGCGCCTCGGTCGCCCTGCTGTCCCGCCGGACCGACCGGCTCGACGATCTCGCCACCCGGATCACCGCGGCCGGCGGTACTGCGTTTGGTGTCGGTGTGGACGTCACTTCGCAGGATTCCGTGGATCGCGGCGTCGAGATGATCGCCGAGCGGCTCGGTCGGGTCGACCTGGTCGTGAACGCGGCCGGGGTGATGCTCGCTGCTCCGATCCAGGAGATCCGCGCCAACGACTGGTCCCGGATGATCGACACCAACCTGACCGGCGCACTGCGGTTGATCGGCGCCTTCACCCCGGATCTGATCGCGGCGGCGGCCGAGGGCCGTACGGCGGACCTGGTGAACATCTCGTCGATCGGCTCACACCTGGTCTTCCCCGGCTACGCCGTGTACGGCGCGACGAAGGCCGCGCTGACGCAACTCTCGAACGCTCTCCGCGCGGACCTCTCCCCGCTGGACGTCCGGGTCACCAACATCGAGCCCGGCCTGACCGAGTCCGAACTCGGCTCGCACCTGCTGCCGGAGCAGCAGGAGCTGCTGGCCGGCATGTTCGAAACGATCAGCCCGCTGACGTCCGCCGACATCGCCGACGTGCTCGCCTTCGCCGTCTCCCGCCGCCGCGAACTCAACCTCCGCAACATCATCACCCTCCCCACCCGCCAGGCCTGA